The genomic window AAGAGACAATAATGAACTATGTGAAGAATCAAGGGCGAAATCCAAAAGAGTATGAGAGAATTTATAATAATAAGCAGTTAGTCTTGTTTGAGCAGTAAGTTTTTGATACCTCGTTCAGCTCTGCTGCGAGGTAGTTCATTATTTACTTTGTTCCTTCCGGAGGTTTTGGCTTCATAGAGCGCGGAGTCGGCCTTTTTTATCAGTTCTTTGCCGTCTTTGGCCTCATCGCTGTAGCATGAAACGCCGAGGCTTACCGTCACTTCGGTCTTTGTCTCTACGGATCTCCTGATCTTTTCAGCGACTATACCGGCGCCTGTCAGGTCGGTTTCGGTAAGTATGATTATGAACTCTTCCCCGCCGTATCTTGCGGCGAGGTCAGCTCCCCTTACGGCATCTGTCAGGAGCTTTGAGACCTGGACAAGTATTCTGTCGCCTGCCGTATGGCCGAGGGTATCGTTGTATTTCTTGAAATGGTCAACATCAAGCATGATGACGGAGAATGGCCTTCCTCCTGTTTTTGCCTTTGCGTAAACATCCTCTAAAAAAGTATTCATCATACGCCTGTTCGGAATGCCGGTGAGCGGGTCATGGAGCGATGACTTCTTTGCTTCTTCGTACATCCTCGCGTTGTCAAGCGCGATGCCCGTCTGGTTGGCGACGGATTTGAGAAGTTCAATGTTCCGTTCGTCCATATCAAAATCTGCAGGCACATAGAGACATAAAACACCTATCACAATCTCCCTTGCCTTAAGCGGAATGACGATACTTCCGTGGCGGTGCTTCCCTGCATACTTGACCGTATGCCGCGGGTCGGTCACGGAATCATGGGATATTATGCTTTCTCCGGTCTTTGCCGCAAGTCCGCACAGGCAGTCGCCGACCTTCAATTCGCTGTGCAGGTCGATGAAGTAACCTGAATGGCCTATATGGGAGACGAGTTTCATCTTCTCCCCCTCAAGCAGGAATATGCTGCCTGTGAGCACTGTTTGAAATATATCGAGGTTCTTCAGCGCGGACAATATCCTGGAGCATAGTTCGTTCATCTCCATCGTCTGATTTATTACGGAAGCGATATTGTTCAGTATCGAGAGGTCGTTCCTGCTTCTCAGCAGCTCCTCTTCCGCAGCCTTGCGCCCGGTTATGTCCATCATTATCCCTCTTATGCCGACAATGCGCCGCCCTTCTGTATAAAGATCGGGGTTCATCTGCACGAAAGCCTCGCTGCCGTCCTTCCTGAAGATGCGCGCTTCCACATCTTTCGGGAATTCCCCGGTCTCAAGGCCTTTTAAAAATACTTCAGCT from Nitrospirota bacterium includes these protein-coding regions:
- a CDS encoding diguanylate cyclase; the protein is MATKEPPTTAPFPMAFFKFTLALTAACFLGFSWYAWKSFNEFEVTEKRGFRLYEISNYISRVNETLTMSARMAATTGDLKWEKYYRELEISLNNAFDEAERLDPGLYTGMNGAALNKTRGKLVEIEKRAFGLVRKGAANKSLKLAYQKYFTDAETLLFSRNYEELKDDYTKGLTRINSITHERSNAAIKAQRMLGFWAFISVIFAMPVFIAAWFRLLKKIKYYTVRRNEAEEALSESERKYRNLVTEINEGFFISDKKGVITFANNAFARINGFDDPKQLIGRPLLEFIDPKVRKEVAEVFLKGLETGEFPKDVEARIFRKDGSEAFVQMNPDLYTEGRRIVGIRGIMMDITGRKAAEEELLRSRNDLSILNNIASVINQTMEMNELCSRILSALKNLDIFQTVLTGSIFLLEGEKMKLVSHIGHSGYFIDLHSELKVGDCLCGLAAKTGESIISHDSVTDPRHTVKYAGKHRHGSIVIPLKAREIVIGVLCLYVPADFDMDERNIELLKSVANQTGIALDNARMYEEAKKSSLHDPLTGIPNRRMMNTFLEDVYAKAKTGGRPFSVIMLDVDHFKKYNDTLGHTAGDRILVQVSKLLTDAVRGADLAARYGGEEFIIILTETDLTGAGIVAEKIRRSVETKTEVTVSLGVSCYSDEAKDGKELIKKADSALYEAKTSGRNKVNNELPRSRAERGIKNLLLKQD